The Mytilus trossulus isolate FHL-02 chromosome 13, PNRI_Mtr1.1.1.hap1, whole genome shotgun sequence genome has a segment encoding these proteins:
- the LOC134694148 gene encoding uncharacterized protein LOC134694148: MSNNDSKEISKIASKVLSLSGISEVITRLSKCKTEVIEVIHKHRIETIYAGSLTEGTDTKESHFDQMSVIPGITVCISNEKATPLGGHVFELNAIGSQPGYCRLQLHHLADEECLYFKACQSSIKDLIEEQNDGNFLSSDKFVNVFVNLGKRLGFCVPSHVRHGPCAMSEVNCTLKRYSGWGKGEKDWAHGLVCEEWPIGANEWFKRKRHDWPTAEIQEIIKKQSCHVVPVGDRISSFHSLQWRISFLLQERELVWSCNDTQLQCYLLMKKLMKKYIEPAVSDELSPYHLKTIVFLAIRRGRHGYLEIRESFTMYQRLISKGVRLY, translated from the coding sequence ATGTCAAACAACGACTCGAAAGAAATTTCTAAAATCGCTAGCAAAGTGCTGAGTCTTAGTGGCATTAGTGAAGTTATAACACGcctttcaaaatgtaaaacagagGTCATTGAGGTCATACATAAACACAGGATTGAAACTATTTATGCTGGCAGTCTAACAGAAGGGACTGACACAAAAGAGAGTCATTTTGATCAAATGTCGGTTATACCCGGTATAACTGTttgtatttcaaatgaaaaagcGACGCCTCTTGGTGGACATGTTTTCGAATTAAACGCTATCGGTAGCCAACCTGGATATTGTAGACTTCAACTACATCATTTAGCTGACGAAGAATGCTTATACTTTAAAGCTTGCCAAAGCAGCATCAAAGATTTAATTGAGGAACAAAACGATGGAAATTTTCTTTCTAGCGATAAgtttgtaaatgtgtttgtcAATTTAGGGAAACGTCTTGGTTTTTGTGTGCCTTCTCATGTTCGACACGGTCCATGCGCAATGTCCGAGGTTAATTGTACGCTTAAAAGGTACAGCGGGTGGGGTAAAGGGGAGAAAGACTGGGCTCATGGACTTGTATGCGAGGAGTGGCCTATTGGGGCCAATGAATGGTTCAAAAGAAAACGTCATGACTGGCCAACAGCTGAAATACAAGAAATAATCAAGAAACAAAGCTGTCACGTCGTTCCTGTGGGCGATAGAATTTCTTCATTTCACTCTCTACAGTGGCGAATATCTTTTCTCCTGCAAGAAAGGGAGTTAGTTTGGAGTTGTAACGACACACAACTTCAGTGCTATTTGTTAATGAAAAAACTGATGAAAAAATACATCGAACCAGCTGTCTCTGATGAGCTGAGCCCCTACCATTTAAAAACTATCGTGTTTTTGGCAATCAGAAGAGGGAGGCATGGCTATTTGGAAATCAGAGAATCTTTTACAATGTATCAGCGATTGATTTCAAAGGGTGTTAGATTGTATTGA